In Acinetobacter sp. TGL-Y2, a genomic segment contains:
- the bioB gene encoding biotin synthase BioB, whose translation MHIRNDWTREDIQNLYDQPFLDLVFQAQSVHRQHFEANAIQVSTLLSIKTGKCPEDCKYCSQSARYDSKLEAEKRIAVDKVIREAKEALASGSSRFCMGAAWRNPHERDMPYVLEMVQEVKALGLETCMTLGMLNQSQAERLKDAGLDYYNHNLDTSREYYPNVITTRTFDDRLDTIDYVRQAGMKVCSGGIVGLGENSKDRVGLLHELATMAIHPESVPINMLVPIEGTPLADVEKLDVTEWIRTIAVARIIMPKSYIRLSAGRESLSDSDQALAFMAGANSLFSGEKLLTTPNAGDGRDKQLFQKLGLTAEKAKPSIVELTIDAMAS comes from the coding sequence ATGCACATTCGCAATGATTGGACGCGTGAAGACATTCAAAACCTGTATGACCAACCTTTTCTAGATTTGGTATTTCAAGCGCAATCTGTCCACCGCCAACATTTTGAAGCCAATGCCATTCAGGTCAGCACACTACTTTCAATCAAAACAGGTAAATGCCCTGAAGATTGTAAATACTGTTCGCAATCTGCGCGCTATGACTCAAAACTTGAGGCAGAAAAGCGTATTGCGGTAGATAAAGTAATTCGCGAAGCCAAAGAAGCGCTTGCTTCGGGTTCTTCACGTTTTTGTATGGGCGCTGCTTGGCGTAATCCGCATGAGCGCGATATGCCATATGTACTGGAAATGGTGCAAGAAGTGAAAGCGCTTGGGTTAGAGACTTGTATGACCTTGGGTATGCTAAACCAGTCTCAAGCAGAACGCTTAAAAGATGCTGGTCTGGATTATTATAATCATAACTTAGATACCTCACGTGAATATTATCCAAATGTAATAACCACACGTACTTTTGATGACCGCTTAGATACGATTGATTATGTCCGCCAAGCAGGTATGAAAGTCTGTAGCGGTGGTATTGTCGGTTTAGGTGAAAACAGTAAAGACCGTGTGGGACTATTACACGAACTGGCAACCATGGCGATTCATCCAGAATCTGTACCGATTAATATGTTAGTGCCGATTGAAGGTACTCCGCTTGCAGATGTGGAAAAACTTGATGTGACGGAATGGATACGCACCATTGCTGTTGCGCGCATCATTATGCCAAAAAGCTATATTCGTTTGTCTGCGGGTCGCGAGTCTTTGTCTGATTCTGATCAAGCACTGGCATTTATGGCGGGCGCAAACTCACTTTTCTCAGGCGAGAAATTGCTCACCACCCCGAATGCTGGTGATGGTCGTGATAAACAACTCTTCCAAAAATTAGGGTTAACTGCTGAAAAAGCCAAACCGTCTATTGTTGAGCTGACCATTGACGCCATGGCAAGCTAA
- a CDS encoding MFS transporter, with product MEQVKQQNPQQKKSSHRLAGISSMVGTTIEWYDFFIYGAAAALVFNKLFFPNLDPLSGVLAAFATYAVGFIGRPLGGIVFGHYGDKIGRKSMLLLTLLLMGIPTVLIGLLPTYETIGYWAAFALVLLRFIQGMAMGGEWGGAVLMAVEHAPEGKKGFWGSLPQASTGGGLMLASIALWLVSLLPEAALFSWGWRLPFLASILLLGVGWYIRMKVPESPDFEKVKEKAKEVKIPAFRVLRDYPKPVLRIIVARAAENAWFYMASTFTLAYTTTQLGIPRADILFATICGAVVIMFMTPLCGHLSDKVGQRNMFMFGLVVLALYCYPFFMMLDTKDPIWVWTAIVLAIGVVFPLMYAPQAQLFSRQFPAEIRYSGISISVQFAGVLGGGLAPLIATKLLGVGGGSPYLISLYILGMTLIAIICTSFMPRDRDVLQHKTFMDNNGVDPTLTNNEIASKGAVNKALVDKV from the coding sequence ATGGAACAGGTGAAACAGCAAAATCCACAACAGAAGAAGTCATCTCATCGCTTGGCAGGAATATCAAGCATGGTAGGCACCACCATTGAATGGTATGATTTTTTTATTTATGGCGCAGCTGCCGCGTTAGTATTTAATAAATTATTTTTTCCCAATTTAGATCCGCTATCCGGTGTTTTGGCAGCCTTTGCCACCTATGCAGTAGGTTTTATTGGTAGACCCTTAGGTGGCATCGTGTTTGGTCACTACGGTGACAAGATTGGGCGTAAGTCAATGTTGTTACTGACCTTATTACTTATGGGTATTCCCACAGTACTGATTGGATTGCTACCCACCTACGAGACGATTGGCTATTGGGCGGCATTTGCTTTGGTGTTGCTGAGATTCATTCAAGGCATGGCAATGGGCGGTGAGTGGGGAGGCGCAGTCCTCATGGCCGTTGAACATGCACCCGAAGGTAAAAAAGGCTTTTGGGGGAGTCTGCCTCAAGCCAGTACTGGCGGTGGTTTAATGTTGGCATCCATTGCACTTTGGCTGGTGTCATTATTGCCTGAAGCAGCCTTGTTTAGTTGGGGTTGGCGCTTACCCTTCTTGGCGAGTATTTTGCTCTTAGGTGTGGGCTGGTATATTCGAATGAAAGTGCCTGAATCACCTGATTTTGAGAAAGTGAAAGAGAAAGCCAAAGAGGTCAAAATTCCTGCGTTTCGCGTACTACGAGATTATCCAAAACCTGTGCTACGCATTATTGTGGCACGTGCTGCAGAAAATGCCTGGTTTTATATGGCATCTACCTTTACCTTGGCCTATACCACCACACAACTAGGGATTCCGCGAGCCGATATCTTATTTGCCACCATTTGCGGTGCGGTGGTTATTATGTTTATGACTCCCTTATGTGGGCATTTGTCCGATAAAGTCGGTCAGCGCAATATGTTTATGTTTGGGCTTGTTGTATTGGCGCTATATTGCTATCCGTTCTTTATGATGTTAGATACCAAAGATCCTATTTGGGTCTGGACGGCCATCGTCTTAGCGATTGGTGTAGTTTTTCCACTGATGTACGCGCCACAAGCTCAGCTCTTTTCTCGCCAATTTCCTGCAGAAATCAGGTACAGCGGTATTTCAATTTCAGTACAATTTGCGGGGGTACTTGGGGGCGGTTTAGCGCCATTAATTGCGACTAAACTTTTAGGTGTTGGCGGAGGAAGCCCTTATCTGATTTCATTGTATATCTTGGGTATGACTCTGATTGCAATTATCTGTACCAGTTTTATGCCTCGTGACCGAGACGTACTTCAACACAAGACTTTTATGGATAATAATGGTGTTGACCCTACGCTTACCAATAATGAAATCGCTTCTAAAGGTGCAGTAAATAAGGCGTTAGTTGATAAAGTTTAA
- a CDS encoding enoyl-CoA hydratase/isomerase family protein, giving the protein MNHENSHEKNHENNLIIHTQGALGIITLDRPSHLNALSLEMIQGIQAQFEAWADQPNVQAILINSNSPKAFSAGGDIRYLYDAYKNNTSNYRDYFVAEYKMLSTIRQYPKPVLTFLDGYVLGGGFGLAQACHILVSSEKSRFAMPETAIGFFPDVGATHFLSRLDDIGVYFAITGEQMSSSDALYLDLIDYHVPSERLAELLEAISYKPELDQLQIEQIISRFITDPASSDLRALTAVIHQHFSPATIEEIESSLAKEQDPLHQAWTEKILNVLQQRSSIAKQTSLKLQHVGRSLSLEQCMQLERNLQDIWFEHGDLMEGVRALLIDKDKQPKWQSHNPTLIKIIDDLTAA; this is encoded by the coding sequence ATGAACCATGAAAATAGCCATGAAAAGAACCATGAAAATAACTTAATCATTCATACACAAGGTGCTTTGGGCATCATCACCTTAGATCGCCCCAGTCACTTAAATGCGTTGTCACTTGAGATGATTCAAGGCATTCAAGCGCAGTTTGAAGCGTGGGCAGACCAACCCAATGTTCAAGCCATTTTAATCAATTCGAATAGTCCAAAAGCCTTTAGTGCAGGCGGTGACATTCGCTATTTATATGATGCCTATAAAAATAACACGAGTAATTATCGAGATTACTTTGTGGCCGAATATAAAATGCTCAGCACTATTCGACAATACCCGAAGCCTGTACTGACCTTTTTAGATGGTTATGTATTGGGCGGTGGATTCGGTTTGGCACAAGCCTGTCATATTTTAGTCAGCAGCGAAAAATCCCGCTTTGCGATGCCTGAAACAGCAATTGGTTTCTTCCCTGATGTAGGCGCAACGCATTTTCTATCACGTTTAGATGATATTGGGGTTTATTTTGCGATTACAGGCGAGCAGATGAGCAGTAGCGATGCCTTGTATTTAGATTTAATTGACTACCATGTGCCAAGTGAGCGTTTGGCTGAGTTACTCGAGGCGATTAGCTATAAACCTGAACTGGATCAGTTGCAAATTGAGCAGATTATTTCGCGCTTTATTACAGACCCTGCCAGTAGTGATTTAAGAGCATTGACGGCGGTGATCCATCAACATTTCTCCCCTGCAACCATTGAAGAAATCGAAAGCAGTTTAGCCAAAGAACAGGATCCTTTACATCAGGCGTGGACTGAAAAAATCTTAAATGTGCTTCAGCAGCGCTCATCCATTGCCAAACAAACCAGTTTGAAGCTCCAGCACGTGGGACGTAGCCTGTCACTGGAACAATGTATGCAGTTAGAGCGTAATTTACAGGATATTTGGTTTGAGCATGGTGATTTGATGGAGGGTGTTCGTGCCTTGCTCATTGATAAGGACAAGCAACCAAAATGGCAAAGCCACAATCCAACATTAATAAAAATCATTGATGATCTGACAGCTGCATAA
- a CDS encoding enoyl-CoA hydratase, which produces MNWQTILLNKNNGVGLITLNRPKALNALNTELISEMNQALDALERDPEIGCIVLTGSEKAFAAGADIKEMAELNFPNIYSDDFFSLADRIAQRRKPLIAAVSGYALGGGCELALMCDFIYCSDTAKFALPEVTLGVLPGMGGTQRLTLAVGKAKAMEMCLTARQMGAIEAEQSGLVARVFAHDELLEQTLHAAEKIAEKSLTAVMMIKESINRAFEVSLAEGLRFERRTFHSIFASQDQKEGMRAFIEKRPAIFKNQ; this is translated from the coding sequence ATGAATTGGCAAACGATTTTATTAAACAAGAACAATGGCGTAGGGCTGATTACCTTAAACCGTCCCAAAGCGCTGAATGCTTTAAACACTGAACTCATTTCAGAAATGAATCAAGCTTTAGATGCGCTTGAACGAGACCCTGAGATTGGCTGTATTGTCCTGACAGGTTCAGAAAAAGCCTTTGCTGCCGGTGCTGATATTAAAGAAATGGCGGAGTTAAATTTCCCGAATATTTATTCTGATGATTTTTTTAGTCTGGCAGATCGAATCGCTCAGCGTCGTAAACCGCTGATTGCCGCAGTCAGTGGTTATGCACTCGGTGGTGGCTGTGAATTAGCGCTGATGTGTGACTTCATTTACTGTTCGGACACCGCCAAATTTGCTTTGCCAGAAGTCACTTTAGGGGTGTTGCCTGGCATGGGGGGGACTCAGCGGTTGACCTTAGCGGTCGGTAAAGCTAAAGCGATGGAAATGTGTTTAACCGCACGTCAAATGGGTGCAATTGAAGCTGAACAAAGTGGTCTAGTGGCTCGGGTATTTGCTCACGATGAACTGTTAGAACAGACCTTACACGCTGCTGAAAAAATTGCTGAGAAATCTTTGACTGCCGTGATGATGATTAAAGAATCGATTAACCGTGCTTTTGAAGTCAGTCTGGCAGAAGGCTTGCGCTTTGAGCGCCGTACCTTTCACTCGATCTTTGCAAGCCAAGATCAAAAAGAAGGGATGCGCGCATTTATTGAGAAACGTCCTGCGATCTTTAAAAATCAATAA
- a CDS encoding acyl-CoA dehydrogenase family protein has translation MQLTEEQVLIQDMAKSFAVEQIKPFASEWDQKGIFPKQALNQMGELGFMGMLVPEQWGGSETGNLAYVLALEEIAAADGATSTIMSVHNSVGCVPILKFGTDEQKERYLKPLAQGEMIGAFALTEPHTGSDAAAIKTRAVKEGDDYILNGAKQFITSGHNAGVIIVFAVTDPSAGKKGMSAFLVPRESAGYEVIRVEEKLGLHASDTCQIALTDVRLHKSMMLGKEGDGLKIALSNLEGGRIGIAAQAVGLARAALEEATQYAKERVAFGKPIFEQQAISFRLASMATEIHAARQMVHYAARLKEAGQPCLTEASMAKLFSSEMTERVCSQALQIFGGYGYLKDFPIERIYRDARICQIYEGTSDIQRLVIARSL, from the coding sequence ATGCAATTAACCGAAGAACAAGTCCTGATCCAAGATATGGCGAAAAGTTTCGCAGTCGAGCAAATTAAACCCTTTGCCAGTGAGTGGGATCAAAAAGGCATATTTCCGAAGCAAGCCCTGAATCAAATGGGTGAGCTTGGGTTTATGGGCATGTTGGTACCTGAGCAGTGGGGTGGCTCAGAAACCGGTAACTTGGCTTATGTGTTGGCTTTAGAGGAAATTGCCGCGGCAGATGGCGCAACGTCAACCATTATGAGTGTGCACAACTCAGTCGGCTGTGTGCCCATTTTAAAATTCGGTACGGATGAGCAAAAAGAGCGGTATTTAAAGCCTTTGGCGCAAGGGGAAATGATTGGTGCTTTTGCCCTCACTGAGCCACATACTGGCTCAGATGCGGCTGCTATTAAAACCCGTGCGGTGAAAGAGGGTGATGACTATATTTTAAATGGGGCGAAGCAGTTTATTACCTCAGGGCATAATGCTGGCGTAATTATCGTATTTGCTGTAACGGATCCAAGCGCAGGTAAAAAAGGCATGAGTGCTTTTTTAGTACCGCGTGAAAGTGCAGGTTATGAGGTGATTCGCGTTGAAGAAAAACTCGGGCTACATGCCTCCGATACCTGTCAAATCGCCTTAACCGATGTGCGTCTGCATAAAAGTATGATGCTGGGCAAAGAAGGCGACGGTTTAAAAATTGCCTTATCCAATTTAGAAGGTGGGCGTATTGGCATTGCCGCGCAAGCGGTGGGTCTGGCACGCGCTGCCTTAGAAGAAGCAACTCAATATGCCAAAGAACGTGTTGCATTTGGTAAGCCTATATTTGAGCAGCAAGCCATTTCATTTCGCTTGGCCAGTATGGCAACTGAAATTCATGCGGCACGCCAAATGGTGCATTATGCAGCGCGTTTAAAAGAAGCGGGTCAGCCGTGTCTGACTGAAGCGTCTATGGCGAAACTATTTTCGTCTGAAATGACCGAACGGGTCTGTTCACAAGCCTTACAAATTTTTGGTGGCTACGGGTATTTAAAAGATTTCCCGATAGAACGGATTTATCGTGATGCACGTATTTGCCAAATCTATGAAGGCACCAGCGATATTCAACGCTTGGTGATTGCCCGTAGTTTATAA
- a CDS encoding AMP-binding protein → MSNYQEVAQNFNLENAASALLSGSLNALNACYECCDRHATGDKIALYWQSKEGQKKQYTFKQLQDYSSQFANFLKSQGVGPGDRISGLLPRNVELLITILAAWRIGAVYQPLFTAFGPKAIEHRVQLAKSKFVVTDLTNRPKLDEVQDCPQIISVSALDGHDLPKGDLNFWQEVNAQSHQCDVVLLGINDPFLLMFTSGTTGLAKPLEVPLKALIAFGRYMQNAVGLTEDDAFWNIADPGWAYGLYYAITGPLLLGHSTLFYEGGFSTESLIKITQEYNITNLAGAPTAYRLMMAADPDQMASLRGQFRRVSSAGEPLNPEVIRWFKQVLDAPIYDHYGQTEVGMVVCNHHALEHNIRAGSAGFASPGYHIAVVDEHGQPLPADTPGILAIDLKQSPLMWFGGYQESRKSPFIGSYYLTGDTAEIHADGSMSFVGRSDDVITTSGYRIGPFDVESALLEHDAVVEAAVVGVPDPERTEVVKAFIILAQGFEPSLSLSSELSEFVKKRLSAHAYPRLVEFVTELPKTPSGKIQRFLLRNQEINKQEAQNQQAASTAVN, encoded by the coding sequence ATGTCAAACTATCAAGAAGTTGCACAAAATTTTAATTTAGAAAATGCAGCCAGTGCGCTGCTGAGCGGTTCACTCAATGCATTGAATGCTTGTTATGAATGTTGTGATCGACATGCGACAGGTGACAAAATAGCATTGTATTGGCAGTCCAAAGAGGGTCAAAAAAAGCAATATACCTTTAAACAGTTACAAGATTATTCCAGTCAATTTGCCAATTTTTTAAAGTCTCAAGGCGTGGGTCCTGGAGATCGAATTTCAGGTTTATTGCCTCGAAATGTCGAGCTACTCATTACCATTTTAGCTGCATGGCGGATTGGTGCAGTATATCAGCCCCTTTTTACGGCGTTTGGACCAAAAGCCATTGAGCACCGCGTACAACTGGCAAAAAGTAAGTTTGTGGTGACCGATCTCACCAATCGTCCGAAACTCGATGAAGTCCAAGATTGCCCTCAGATTATTTCAGTCAGCGCTTTAGACGGTCATGATCTTCCGAAAGGCGATTTAAATTTTTGGCAGGAAGTGAATGCTCAGTCTCATCAATGTGATGTGGTTTTACTGGGGATCAATGATCCATTTTTATTGATGTTTACCTCAGGCACTACAGGTCTAGCCAAACCCTTAGAAGTGCCGTTAAAGGCGTTGATTGCCTTTGGTCGTTATATGCAAAACGCCGTAGGACTTACAGAAGATGATGCGTTTTGGAACATTGCAGATCCGGGTTGGGCCTATGGGTTGTATTATGCCATTACTGGACCCTTGTTATTGGGTCATTCAACTTTGTTCTATGAAGGTGGATTTAGCACTGAAAGCCTGATTAAGATTACTCAAGAATATAACATCACTAACTTAGCAGGTGCTCCGACAGCATATCGTTTAATGATGGCAGCCGATCCAGATCAAATGGCGAGCCTACGTGGTCAGTTCCGCCGAGTCAGTAGTGCAGGTGAGCCTTTAAACCCTGAAGTGATCCGTTGGTTTAAGCAGGTATTAGACGCCCCGATTTATGATCACTATGGTCAAACCGAAGTAGGGATGGTGGTGTGTAATCATCATGCTTTAGAACATAATATTCGTGCAGGTTCTGCTGGCTTTGCCAGTCCTGGTTATCATATTGCGGTGGTGGATGAACACGGTCAGCCTTTGCCCGCAGATACACCTGGAATCTTAGCAATTGATTTAAAACAATCACCGCTGATGTGGTTTGGCGGTTATCAAGAAAGTCGCAAATCACCATTCATTGGAAGTTATTATTTAACGGGCGATACTGCTGAAATTCATGCGGACGGTAGTATGAGTTTTGTCGGTCGCAGTGATGATGTGATTACTACGTCTGGCTATCGTATTGGGCCATTTGATGTGGAGAGTGCATTATTAGAACATGATGCCGTCGTTGAAGCGGCTGTGGTGGGCGTGCCTGATCCTGAGCGTACTGAAGTGGTAAAAGCCTTTATTATTTTGGCACAAGGGTTTGAACCCAGCTTAAGCTTGTCGAGTGAACTGAGTGAATTTGTCAAGAAACGGTTGTCCGCGCATGCTTATCCAAGATTGGTTGAATTTGTGACTGAACTGCCGAAAACCCCGAGTGGAAAAATCCAGCGCTTTTTACTGCGCAACCAAGAAATTAATAAACAAGAAGCTCAAAACCAACAAGCTGCATCCACAGCCGTGAATTAA
- the mmsB gene encoding 3-hydroxyisobutyrate dehydrogenase: protein MKIAFIGLGNMGGAMAHNLLKAGQQVFGFDLSEKALNTFASQGGIVCESPQTAAAQADVVISMLPAAKHVRDVYLGEDGVLAVLKAGSLCIDCSTIDPKTIQDIAKTAQDKGIQICDAPVSGGTIGAQAGTLTFMVGANSQTFEAVQPILSFMGKNTVSCGEVGAGQIAKICNNLILGISMAAVAEGMALGAKLGIDAHALAGVINSSSGRCWSSEVCNPWPEISPNAPASRGYTDGFANQLMLKDLGLAVEAAGQVQQPVLLGGLVQQLYQQMCLQGKNHLDFSSVIQQYLPQP from the coding sequence ATGAAAATTGCATTTATTGGTCTAGGTAATATGGGGGGTGCGATGGCGCACAATCTGTTAAAAGCAGGGCAACAGGTTTTTGGTTTTGACCTGAGTGAAAAGGCCTTGAATACGTTTGCATCTCAAGGTGGCATCGTTTGTGAAAGCCCGCAGACAGCAGCTGCGCAAGCGGATGTGGTGATCAGTATGTTACCTGCTGCAAAGCATGTCCGTGATGTGTATTTGGGTGAAGACGGTGTGTTGGCCGTACTTAAAGCAGGAAGCCTATGTATTGACTGTAGTACCATTGACCCGAAAACTATTCAAGATATTGCCAAAACGGCCCAAGACAAAGGCATTCAAATCTGTGATGCACCTGTTTCAGGTGGCACTATTGGCGCACAAGCAGGCACATTGACTTTTATGGTCGGTGCCAACTCACAGACCTTTGAGGCAGTTCAGCCCATTTTGTCTTTCATGGGTAAAAATACAGTGTCCTGTGGTGAGGTCGGTGCAGGTCAAATTGCCAAAATTTGTAATAATCTAATCTTGGGCATTTCAATGGCCGCTGTTGCAGAAGGTATGGCATTGGGCGCGAAACTGGGTATTGATGCACATGCGCTGGCAGGGGTGATTAACAGCTCAAGCGGTCGCTGCTGGAGCTCTGAGGTGTGTAATCCATGGCCTGAGATTAGCCCGAATGCGCCTGCATCACGTGGCTATACAGATGGCTTTGCCAATCAGCTGATGCTCAAAGACTTAGGTCTAGCAGTTGAAGCGGCGGGTCAAGTGCAACAACCTGTTTTACTTGGCGGCTTAGTACAACAGTTGTATCAACAAATGTGCCTACAAGGCAAAAACCATTTAGATTTTTCCAGTGTGATTCAGCAGTATTTACCGCAGCCCTAA
- a CDS encoding CoA-acylating methylmalonate-semialdehyde dehydrogenase has protein sequence MNAIHTLQLTKAQLLINGEFIESTTTHWQDIVNPATQEVIGQVPFATVDEVNAAIESAQNAFASWHQTPIQARMRIMLKLQDLIRQNAKDIAKVLTAEQGKTLADAEGDIQRGLEVVEHACSIGSLQMGEYIEGVARGVDTYTLQQPLGVCAGITPFNFPAMIPLWMFPMAIVCGNTFVLKPSEQDPLSTMMLVELAVQAGVPAGVLNVVHGGKEVVDLLCTHQDIKAISFVGSTHVGTHVYNLAGKHGKRVQSMMGAKNHVVVMPDANKEQTLNALAGAAFGAAGQRCMALSVAVMVSESKQWIDTLVEKAKTLSVNAGHEPNTDIGPVISPRAKARVIDLINSGVEEGATLLLDGRDVQVKGYEQGNFVGQTIFSNVTTNMRIYKEEIFGPVLAIICVDTLDEAIALVNANPFGNGVGLFTQSGATARTFQHQINIGQVGINIPIPVPVPFFSFTGSRGSKLGDLGPYGKQAVQFYTQTKTITSRWFEDTQESTGVNTTINLR, from the coding sequence ATGAACGCAATTCACACCCTACAATTGACAAAAGCACAGTTACTGATTAACGGCGAATTTATTGAATCTACAACCACACATTGGCAAGACATTGTGAATCCAGCCACTCAAGAGGTGATTGGGCAAGTACCTTTTGCAACGGTAGATGAGGTCAATGCTGCGATTGAATCTGCGCAAAATGCATTTGCCAGCTGGCATCAAACGCCGATTCAAGCGCGTATGCGTATCATGCTGAAGCTGCAAGATTTGATTCGTCAAAATGCCAAAGACATTGCCAAAGTATTGACCGCCGAACAGGGTAAAACCTTGGCAGATGCTGAAGGTGATATTCAGCGTGGACTTGAAGTGGTTGAACATGCTTGTTCAATTGGCAGTCTGCAAATGGGTGAATACATTGAAGGCGTAGCACGTGGTGTGGATACCTATACTTTGCAGCAGCCGCTAGGCGTGTGTGCAGGGATTACCCCATTTAACTTTCCAGCGATGATTCCACTGTGGATGTTCCCTATGGCGATTGTGTGCGGAAATACATTTGTGCTTAAACCCTCTGAGCAAGATCCATTATCGACCATGATGTTGGTTGAGCTTGCGGTTCAAGCCGGCGTGCCAGCCGGGGTCCTCAATGTTGTTCACGGTGGCAAAGAGGTGGTGGATTTACTCTGTACGCATCAAGATATCAAAGCGATCTCATTTGTCGGTTCAACCCATGTGGGCACACATGTTTATAACTTGGCAGGCAAACATGGCAAACGTGTTCAATCGATGATGGGCGCAAAAAACCATGTGGTGGTTATGCCAGATGCCAATAAAGAACAAACTTTAAATGCTTTGGCGGGTGCGGCTTTTGGTGCGGCAGGACAGCGTTGTATGGCTTTATCGGTAGCGGTTATGGTCAGTGAGAGTAAACAGTGGATTGATACACTGGTTGAAAAAGCCAAGACATTGTCTGTCAATGCAGGGCATGAGCCCAATACCGATATTGGACCTGTGATTTCACCTCGTGCTAAAGCACGCGTGATTGACCTGATCAATAGTGGTGTCGAAGAAGGTGCGACACTTCTACTGGATGGTCGTGATGTACAAGTCAAAGGTTATGAGCAAGGTAACTTTGTCGGTCAAACTATTTTTAGCAATGTCACCACCAACATGCGGATTTATAAAGAAGAAATTTTTGGTCCAGTGCTCGCGATTATTTGTGTAGATACATTGGATGAAGCCATTGCGCTGGTGAATGCCAACCCGTTTGGCAATGGCGTGGGTTTATTTACCCAAAGTGGTGCAACGGCACGTACTTTTCAACATCAAATCAATATTGGTCAAGTTGGCATCAATATTCCGATTCCAGTCCCTGTTCCATTCTTTAGCTTTACGGGTTCGCGTGGTTCAAAACTGGGTGATTTGGGTCCGTATGGCAAGCAAGCGGTGCAGTTCTACACCCAAACCAAAACCATTACCAGTCGTTGGTTTGAAGATACCCAAGAGTCCACTGGCGTCAACACCACCATCAATTTGCGCTAA
- a CDS encoding LysR family transcriptional regulator, translating to MKINWDHLQFFLVLARAKTLTNAAKIIGVEHSTVARRIQALELALGTPLFKREVTGYELTTEGMALVPRIEHMEQAYLQIKKPHNPLEGRVRIGTPEGFGTAFLTQLLVKFSKQYPLISIDLIPVPKMLKLSHREADIVISIDRPKSGPYIITRLTDYCLKIYGSKSYLAANPSIQTLDDLAQHRFVNYIDDLVYSPELYCLERIPLQLSAQFRSSSILAQQIAVSAGAGLAILPKFIAEDKPELEQVLQQQVRFTHTFWMLTLVDLQHEPRIKLVWDFLRKQVDAQQNLLMD from the coding sequence ATGAAAATCAATTGGGATCATTTGCAGTTTTTTTTGGTGCTGGCACGGGCCAAAACATTGACCAATGCCGCCAAGATTATTGGGGTGGAACACAGTACGGTGGCACGGCGCATACAGGCTTTAGAGCTGGCTTTGGGTACACCGCTGTTCAAACGAGAAGTCACTGGGTATGAGTTAACCACCGAGGGAATGGCACTGGTTCCTCGTATTGAACATATGGAACAAGCTTATTTACAAATTAAAAAACCGCATAATCCCTTAGAAGGCCGTGTGCGAATTGGCACACCCGAAGGGTTTGGAACAGCATTTTTAACTCAGCTTTTGGTGAAGTTCTCTAAACAATACCCGTTGATCAGTATTGACCTGATTCCTGTACCCAAGATGCTAAAACTGTCTCATCGTGAAGCAGATATTGTCATTTCAATTGATCGGCCTAAATCTGGACCTTATATCATTACTCGGCTCACCGATTATTGTCTCAAAATTTATGGCAGTAAAAGCTATTTGGCAGCCAACCCAAGCATACAGACTTTAGATGATTTGGCTCAGCATCGTTTTGTCAATTACATTGATGATTTAGTCTATAGCCCTGAACTGTATTGTTTAGAACGCATTCCCTTACAGTTATCTGCACAGTTTAGGAGCAGCAGTATTTTGGCCCAACAAATTGCGGTCAGTGCCGGCGCAGGACTTGCGATCTTACCCAAATTTATAGCGGAAGATAAACCTGAACTTGAACAGGTTTTACAACAGCAGGTGCGCTTTACCCATACTTTTTGGATGCTAACCTTGGTGGATTTACAACATGAACCGCGGATTAAGTTGGTGTGGGATTTTCTAAGAAAACAAGTTGATGCTCAGCAGAACTTATTAATGGATTGA